TGATTTCTTTTGAGACATGAATGTACGGTAGGGGCACTAGTAGGTATCTGTGCGCTCCAGCAGCTGAAAAGGTACAGTAAGGGTAGACTGGTAGTCTTCGCCGGCCTCTTGCATGTCAGTATCGTCTTCGAAGTAGTGCCAGCGGATAAGGCAGGGCTTGCCTGTATCGTGGAAGTCTTGGATAAAACGAAGAATTTCGAGTATGTATTTGGCTGAGCTGGTATTGAAATAGTCGAAACTGAAATCAATGGTCATCCCTCGGGGTGCCTCCGACTCTGAATAGGTACGAAACCACTCCAAAATGGGGGCGTAAAACTTGGTCGAGTTTTCGGGATAGGAGTTTCCTACTAGCTCAAACACGCCGATATGGGGATCCAGTCTTACACGTGGTGTGTCTTCGCTGGCTTCTATTACTAGGGCTTCTATGCTCATCATGTTTAAACTACAAAGCGCATGTTAAAAAACAGAGTCTCCTCACTCACTTCTTGGCTGGAGTAGCTCACACGGTTGTCTACCGTCTTCCGGGCAATGTTCAGTATACCCAGGCCGCCGCCACCAGCGGCACTTATCTTGCCGTTGGTCAGTACTTTTTGGTAAAACTCGCGCAGTTCGTCCCGGCTCATCAGGTTGATCTTATCGATATACCGGGCTAGCTTCTCAGCCTTGGACTTTGTGATGAGGTTTCCGGTAGAGATCTGGTAGCCCGATTCTACTTTCTCAATCTGCAAGCGCGGCGGAAAATCGGCGGCTGAGGGGGCGTGGTGCATCAGGTTCTGGCAGGCCTCTATCAGGATGGAGTTGATTTTTTTTCGGAAGGGCACTTTTTCGCCCATCTCGGCCATCCTGGCATCCATGGTTACCAGTATCCTGTTCAGCACGGAATTGTCCATTTCACCGGCAAAATCATATATCACGTTGGAATCAGACATTTATGCAGGGTGCTCTGCTTTTGTGAATTTAGCGGTTTGGCAGTTCAGCAAATGTACACATGCTTTTCAAATCGCCGAATGCTGGAGGGAAAAAGTAGCAGAAAATAAGAAAACCCGCAGCAGCATCCTGCACAACTATCATTGATGCTTATATTTGCCTGAATGAAGGCTGCGGAAGATTTATACGCATTGGACACCCATTTTGATACAGCAACGCTGGCCGACTGGAAGCGGCAGATAGAGCTGGAGCTGAAGGGCGGGCAGTATTCCGACCGCATGCACTACCGGCTACGCGGCGGGCTAGTGGCCGAGGCAGTCGGCCATCCGGAAACACAGGTCGTTACACCCGGCTACCTGGCGCCAGAGCGGGCAGACTGGGTGCTGCAGCAGTCCTTCGTATTAGCCGGAGACCTGGTTGCCCTCAATCGACTCATCCTGCAGCAGCTGGTACAGGGCACAGAGGCTATCTGCCTACGCCTGCCCTACCACGAGGCATTCCTGACCGAGCCTGAACGAGACTACCTGCCCATGCTGGAGACGGTGCTGAATGGCGTACTGCCCGGCTATATCGCCATTAGTTTTCACGCCGGTATGCAGGGCAGCTATGTGCTGGGCGCCTATATAAAATGGCTGCAGCAGCATGGGCACGACCCCGCCACCGTAACAGGCGCCTTCCTGTGGGACCCCTACACGCTGGCAGCCTGGAGTGGCCACTGGGACGACGCGGATGTGGAGCAGGCAAAAGACTTTGGGCTGAACCTGCAGCAAATGCTACCCGGATATAGCTGGCAGGCTGTAGACGGATATTTCTACAACGCCTGTGGGGCAACGGGCGTGCAGGAGCTGGCCTATGCCCTGTGCGCCCTGCTGGAGCTGGGGCAGCCCAACAGCGATAACCACCTGCACCTGAGGCTGGCAAGCAGCCGAAACCTGATGACCGAGGTGGCCAAGCTGCGGGCCGTACGCAGCCTGTGGCAGCGCCTGGCCCAGCAGTATCGGCCCGAGCTAACCGATACCCCCATACGGCTTACGGTAGTATCGGCCCTGTGGCCCCTGGCCCAGGCCGACCCGCACAACAACCTGGTACGCAACACCCTGCAGGCCATTGCCGGTGTGTGGGGCGGGGCAGATTATCTGGACCTACAGCCGTACAATCAGCTGAACGAGCTGAATGATGCCTTTGGGCTACGGCTGGCAAAAAACATACAGCTCCTGCTGAAGGAAGAAAGTCACCAGAACCAGGTGATAGACCCCACCGCCGGCTCTTACACACTGGAGCAGCTAACCCATGCCACCCTAGAGGCTGCACACCAGCTGGCAGCTGAGATACTGGCCACGGGCGGCCTGGCTACCAGGCTGAAGACAAGCAAGCTACAGAATGAAATGGCCGCCGAACGCGAGCGCCTCATTAGCCGCTTCGATACCGGCAGCGAGGTGATAGTAGGGGTAAACAAGTATAAAAGCGGCGAGGAACAGCCCGCACCAGTGCCCGCCTTCCGGCCTGCTGTAGCGCAGCCCAATATCGAGCGGATCACCCCAATTCGGCTGGGCTAAATGCTGGATGCCGCCCTACAGCTGGACCAAGACCTGATGCTGTGGCTAAACCGGCAGCATACGCCCCTACTCGACTCTTTCTGGTGGATTGTTTCGCTGAAATACACCTGGATCCCCCTGTACCTACTATTGCTGGTGCTGGCCATACGGCGCTACGGAAAGCGTAGCTGGATCCTGCTGCTCGGCTTTGGCCTCAGTGTGGGGGCGGCAGACTATGTGGCCAGCGGTGTGCTGAAGCCCGCTGTGGGGCGGGTGCGCCCCTGCCAGGAGCCACAGCTGGCAGATCGCATTCATACCGTACACGGATACTGCCGCAGTTCGCCCAGCTTCCCGAGCAGCCACGCCGGAAACAGCCTGTGCGTCCTGCTACTCAGCCTCTATTTCTTTGCCAGGCAGTACCGCTGGCTCATCCCCATTGTGATGCTGTACTGCCTGCTGCATAGCTATAGCCGCATCTATCTGGGGGTGCACTACCCGGGCGATATCCTGGGTGGCTGGCTAGTGGGCGGCCTGTGTGCGGGCCTGTGCACCCGGGTGCTAGCCCAAACAGGCAGACGCGCGCTGCGCGCTTAGGCAAAGCCCGTGTGCCGAAGCAAAGCCCAACATCGCATAAAAGTGCGCCGTTGCAAGGCAGCTACACACCCCAAAAGCACGATAATTGCACAATAAGCATGCAGCCCGTTTGTAACTTTTGTGTTAAAAACTCGTTACACCTATTGATATATATGATAGAAAACAGGTAACTAGATAAAATACAAAATATTGGATATCAGTAAATTACATAAAAAATCTACGTATCGCCCAAATGCCTTCCAGCTGAAAAAGGTGAAAGATTGTTAAAAAGCCGTCTTGATCCATTTCGACAAGGGAGGCATTTAGCCTAAAGTGCTACCTTTGCGAGAGTTTAAGATGGAAAAGATATATATTCTATTCAGTATCATGCTGTTGGGCTGGGCCCAAGCGCAGCCCGCTTCGGAATCCGGGCGCCAGATACCACATGCCGAGAATCGCGCATTTTTGCTGGACTCTGCCAGTAGCGAGCTGCTGGGCTATCAGCCAAACCATTTCAGTGGCAGTGGCTTGTTTGAAAAAGCCGGAGGCACTTATGTGGCCGATAGCTTTCAAACATCGGCCTTTCAGAACAAAATACTCGACTATTATCACCACGATGTTACCAGCCTGAGCGATACATTCGAGTTTTCGCTTATAGACCCCCATACCGGAGCATCCAAATTCGTTTTCCCGATCAAGGGGCGCGTAAGCAGCGGCTTCGGCCCACGCTATTTCTGGGGCTACCACTTTCACTATGGTACCGACATCACCCTGCAGCGCGGCGACAGTGTGGTAGCTGCTATGGACGGTACCGTGCGCATTGTGCGGGTAGACCGCTGGGGGTACGGCAACTTTGTAGTCATCACCCACGATAACGGCCTGGAAACACTCTATGGCCACTTGGATAAATCGCTGGTACTGGAGGGTCAGCCCATAAAAGCCGGAGAGCTGGTAGGCCTGGGTGGCAGCACCGGGCGTAGCTCTGGCCCGCACCTGCACTTCGAGTTTCGCTTCATGGGCGAGCAGTTCGACCCGGAAAAGGTATGCTCCTTTGAAGACGGACAACTAAAATGCAGCAAGATCCAGCTAGACCGAAACTGGTTTCGCCATCTGGGTGGCAAAAACTATGCCTCGGCTGCAAAGGTTGCCAATCCGGCTGCCATAGGCACCGGCGGTGCCGTGTATCACACCATCCGCCCGGGCCAAAACCTGGGCCTGATAGCCCGGCAATACAACACCAGCGTAGAGAGCCTGTGCCGCCTGAATGGCATCACGGCCCGGACGACCATCCTGGCTGGCAAAACCCTGCGCGTTAAGTAGGTGGCATCCCCAATGCGGCTTCTGCTTGTATGTACCTGTGCACTGGCAGTAGCCGCCTGTGCCCAAAACGACAGCGACCCACAGTCGGGCAAGGAATCCATAGCTAAAGCAGGAAAAGAAAAAACTTCGTCAGCTATTGCGGATGTACCCACTGCGAGCCGGGCATTCTGTACCTGCAACCGGCGGGTAATAAACAAGAACATACCCCGGATGCAGGCCATGCAAGATGATCCGGTAGAGCAGATACCGGCCGCCCAGATGGCCGAAGCCATGAAGGCAGCGATGGCCGTGGGCGAGGATCTGCGCCTTGGGCTCGACTCCTGCCGCAGCCAGCTGGCCCACTTCATCCGCCGTGTAGAGCAAGACACCACACTGGCACGGAATTTTGGCGAAGCCCTGGAAGCCTGCATGGAACCCATTTTGAAAAAGAACAAGGCGGCCCTGGAAGCCTACGACCAGTATCTGGATAAGCTAAGCCAACGCCAGCACCAAGTGCTGGAACAGTTAAGCAAGTAAGGCCTATCTTTGCCGGCCATGCATATACCCAAGATCTCGCTGCCACTTTGGCTCGCACTTGTAGCCCTGCTGCCTGGTGTAGCCTGGGCACAGCAGGGCAATGAAATAGAGATCCTGAACGCGGATGTGCTAACCGTGACGCAAACCCCCAATGGTGAGGTGCGGCAGATGACCGGTAATGTAGCCATGAAGCAAGACAGCACCTATCTGTACTGCGAGCTGGCCTACCAATACCCAGACCGCAATACCGTAGAGGCGCAGCAGAATGTGCGTATCGTAATGCAGGATGTAACCCTGTATGCAGACCGTGCCACCTACGACGGAAACACCCGCATTGCCCGCTGCGAGGGGAACATCCGCCTGGTGCGCGGGGGGGCCGTGCTGCGCACACAGCGCCTTACCTACTACCGAGACCCCGCCTATGGCTACTACGACACCGGCGGAACGCTGACAGACAGCAGCAATGTGCTGACCAGCCAGTATGGCTACTTCTACACCCGCGAGGATCGGGCGCTATTCAAGCAACAGGTGGTGTACCGGGCCGGAACGGACTATGTACTAACCACCGATAGCCTGCGCTACCAGGTGGATAGGGACGTGGCGTACTTTGTAGATGCCAGCCGGGTGCGCAGTACGGATAGCCTGCAGCACATGTATACCGAGCGGGGCTGGTATGATGCCCCAAACAAGGAGATGCTGCTGTGGCAAAACACCTGGTATCAGGACACCAGCTATACCCTGGCTGCCGACACCCTGTACTACCACCATGCGCAAGACAGTGGCTGGGCCCACTGCCACATACAGGTGTGGCAGAATGACACTTCTGCCTTTCTGGGAGCCGAACGGGCAAGATTCCTGCAGAAAGCGGGCAAGCTGTGGCTGTGGGAAGACCCCTGGATGCTGCAGTTTCAGGCCAATGACACCCTGGCCCTGTACGCCGACACGCTTTTTGCGCACGAGGACAGCACGGCGGGCATACACCTGCTAGAGGGCTACCACAATGTGCAATTTCGCACACCACAGCTACAGGCGCGCGCACACCACCTGCGCTACAACCGGGCCGACTCCAGCATCACCCTAAGCCAAGACCCCGTAAGCTGGAGCCAGGAGAACCAGGTAAGTGGAGATACCCTACAGATCTGGCTACGCAACCAGCAGCCCGACAGTATGCGCGTGCAGCAAAACGCCTTTATGATCTCGCGGGCCGATAGCAGCCAGTTTTTTAACCAGATAAAGGGGCGAGAAGTGCGCGCACGGTTTCGGAACCGCCAGCTGTACTGGATGCAGGTGGAGGGGAACGTGGAAACCATCTACTACGTAGACGACGATAAGGGAGCCCTAATCGGGATGAACCTGGCGTACTGTGCTCGCCTGCAAGCCTGGTTTTCCGACAGCAAGCCGATCCGGATGAAGATGGAGCAGCACCCAAAAGGCACTTTTTTCCCTATCCACGAGGTGTACCTGAACCCCCGTACGCTGGACGGCTTTCGCTACCGCGTTTCGGAGCGGCCTACAGACTACCTGCTGCCTGCCGGTGCTGCACATCCAGCCGAATAAGCATGGCCAGAAGAAAATAGTATAGGAGGCCTACCTTGTTATTCTCCACCAGGTCGTTTAGCACCAGATGCGTGAGAAAAACCACCATGGTAAGTAAGAGGCACATTAGCAGCGTACGACTGAAGGGAGATACAGCCTGTCGGTACAGGTAGCCACCCCGGGCGAAGAAATAAAAAATGCCCGCCAAAAACAGAAGCAAGCCAGGGATGCCCTGCTCGGCAGTAATCATAAGGAAATAGTTGTGTGTGGTGCTGCGCTCGGGATTGTCGCTCACGTAGGTGCGAAAAGCCTCTACCGAGTGCGAAAAATAGGTGGGATAAAAGCTATCGGGCCCGGAGCCCAGCAGGGGGTGCTCGGCAATCATGCGCTTGGCAGCCACCCAGCGGTATACGCGCTCCATGCCGCTCACATCTCGCCCGCTAATCGTAGCCTCCAGGTGCTGGTCCAGCCGGTCGTGCATCACGGTTGTTTTGTACTCCGGGGCCAGCTGCAGGTAGTAGTTATCCTGTAGTAGCCACCCAATAAGGACCAGAAGCCCAACAAACAGTACAGGCAGCAGGCGGCCAATCCACCCACGGTGCACCAGCAGCGCCACCACTGGCAGCAGCAGGATGCTGAGCCAGCTGGCACGGGTGTAGCTAAAGAACGTGGCTGCCAGGGCTGCCAGCAGCAGCAGGCTGCCGCGCACCCCCACCCCACCCCGCTGCCGCTGCCAGCTGCGCAGGCACCAGGCCATGGGCACTAGCAGCGCTGCCCCGCAGCCATACAGCACATGGTTGTGGTAGAAGGGCACAACCGCCGGATTGATCTCCTCCCAGGCAAAGCCGTGCAGCCCATGCCGCACCGTTACATACACCATGACCGCCAGCATGCCCATTCCGTAGAGCACCCACATATTGCGGTAGTGTGCCTGCCGCTGCAGGTACAGGTAGGGCAGCCCTACACAGGCCAGCAGGAACCACAGCTTCTGGATCAGGTACTTTATGCTGGCCATGGGGCTCTCGCTCACCACGGTGCTAGCCATGGCCCAGCCAAATTGCAGCAGGAGGATAAACACCAGCGGATGATACCAGAAGCTGCTGCGCAACCCGCGCCCGGCCAGCGTGAGCAGCAGCACCAGGGCGGATAGGACCAGCAGCAGGAGTTCTACTGGCAGGTCTATCATCAGCTGCTTGCCATCCAGCGGATACTCCATAGAAAATGGAATGCTCAGGCAGAGCAACAGCAAGAGCAGCCCATAGTCTGCCAGCATGGCTAAACTCAAAATAATTGCTAAGGGTACCGCCAAAAAAACTGCCTTCTCGGTAGAGATTGCCCCAAAAAGGCTAAGGCACCAGATGCAAGCAAGAAGATAGGATAAACTTCTTCTTGTAACCAGTGGCCGTAGCGAATCAAAATTCATAAAGTGGCCGTATTCAGGGACCCACCATAGTAGGTAAACCCCCAAGCCACCAGAAACATTAAAATAAATGTACCCAGTGTAGCTCCCAGAATGATCATCAATCGATCGGGACCGTACTTACGCTGAGGGGCTACACCCGGCTGTACTACGTAAGAGGCACTTGCTTGAGAATCTATCAATGCTTGAATTTCGCTTAGTCTTCGCTTATTCTGGATTAGATCCACATTCAGGCTAAGCAATTGGTTGTTCAAATCACGTATGCCAAGTGCTTCTGCCTGGCTACGCGCGCCTACTATGCTGTAGCGTGTGAACACTGCATGCGGGTTTCTTTCTACCAAACCAGAAAGCGCAAGTGTAAGACTATCGATCTCTCTACTCAGCGCAACCACGGATCGCATGTAGCCCTTTCGTCTTTCCTGATTTTCCTCTCTGCTAATCTTTTGATAGGCAGCATCTGCAAAGGCTGCATGTGTATTTACGACAGTGGCAGCCATCTGTGGGTCTTTGTCAACGACAGATATTTCTACCGCAGTGGATTCTACTTCGGCAACACTTACTTTCTTATCCCATTCCTCCCGCAGCTCTTCCTGATAGCCAAGCTCTGTAGTATCAATCTCCCAATGTAATTTTAAATTCAAGGCATTCATTGTCATGATTATAGTCTCATTGCTCAGGGCTACATCGTGTAGCTGTGCAACATGTGATTCATCACCAAAAACATCATATATCCGACCCTCCTCCTCTTCAGAAAAAATAGTTGAGCTCTCGTTAGATCTTGTATTATATGGGATGATAATGGTTGAAGCTATATAGTAGTCATCAACCAAATAGACTGCGATAGTTGCCAGTATGGATGCGGCAATTGTAACTAAAAAAATCCATATCCGCCAAAGTCGGAAAATTCTAAGAGCAAACAAAAAAGGATGATTCTCTACTACCATAAATTTGTAAAAAAGAAGCAAAAAATCTAAACACCCGTCCTATTCACTGTAGGCAGATTCGCGCATCTTAAGCTGAATATCTACACGAACCAGCATTCCTATGAGTAAATAATACAAAATCCCAATCTTATTGTTTTCTACTAGATCATTCAGAAATTGATGCGATATAAATACAACCATAAGCATAATCATAGCAAATAGCAGTGTCCTATAGAAAGGCTCTTTTGCACGTAGATATAGCCTATAGCTACGGTAGAAAAAGTACAGTAAGCCAATCAGAAAGAGTAGTAAGGCGGGAATACCTTGCTCTGCTGTCAGCATCAAAAAGTAGTTGTGGGTGGTGCTGCGTTCCGGATTGTCGCTCACATAGGTACGAAAGGTCTCTACCGAGCGGGAAAAGTAGGTGGGATAAAAACTATCTGGGCCAGAACCTAACAGGGGTCTCTCCTCAATCATTCGCTTAGCAGCAACCCATCTATAAATGCGTTCCATCCCGCTCAGATCCTTACCACTCATAGTGGCCTCCAAGTGCTGATCCAGGTCCCAGTGCATCACGGTTTTGTCAAAGTCTGGGGCATACTCTAAATACTGATTGTCCCGCAGCAGCCAAACGACAAGCACGACAACAAAAACCAGAACAAAGGCGAGCATATGTACAAAAAGCCGGGTGCGTACTAGCAGAACCACGGCTAGCATCAAGAAGAGGCTAAGCCAGCTGGCACGGGTGTAGCTAAAAAGTGTAGCTAGCAGGGCCATGGATAACAATATAATCGGGAAGATTGTCTTTTCACCTTGCTGGCGACGCCACAAAAGGAGAGCCCAAGCTATTGGTACCAGCATGGCAGCTGCGCAGCCGTAGAGGACATGGTTTATGTAGAAGGGACGTACATGTATATTAATGTCATCGCCCCATGCAAAGCCCGCCATTCCATGACGAATAGTGCTAAGAACCAAAACAATAAGCAGTCCCAGCGCGTAGGTAGCCCACAGGCTCTTGTAGCGCCCTGGTTCCCTCAGATATAGATAAGGAAGTCCTACACACGCAAGTATGAACCAGCCCTTTTGAATCAGATACTTCAAGCTTGCGCCAGGCAAATCGCTGCCCATAGTGCTGGCTATAGACCAGATGAGCTGAAGTAGAATGATGAGAACGAGCGGATGAGACCAAAAGTCAACCTTTAGGCCGCGTCTAGCGAGGCTAATCGCGACTACCATTGCAGATAACATGAGAAGCAATGGCTCCACCGGAACATCCAGCATCAGCTCATTGCCCACTAGCGGTACCTCAATAGAGAAGGGAATGCTAAAAAAAAGGAGCAATAAAACCAGTCTATAATCAGCCAGGAGAAGCAACGTAAGCATGCTGCCCAAAGGCAAGACTAACAGCAAAGACTCCTTAAGTAGAATAGCTAGAAACAAACCGACTAACCATAAACCCGTAACCATCCACATCAGGTTACGTTTGGCCGTCTGAAAAGCACTTGGTAGAAGCCTCATGCCCCAGGCTGGATCACTAAGCGCCGGTAATAGTACTTGCCGCAGGCTATAAGAAGCATAAGAAAGAATGTGGCAGCAGTAGCGCCCAGAATAATCAGGGTACGCTGCGGGCCGTATTTTATCTCTGCTTTCTCCCCTGGCTGAACCACTAGCACACTGCGTATATCGCCTTTAATAGCAGCTTCCACCTCATTGGTTCGGCGTATATTTTCGGCCAGACTAGTATTCAATACGCCCAACTGGGTAACCAAAGCAAAAATACGCACGGCATCCTTGGAGCTCCCAGCACCCACTACCCCAAACTCTTGTACCTGGGCTCGAGGGTTTCGTTCCAGGACTACGTCTAGTATTTTAGTGAGGCTATCTAACTCTTTGCGGAGACCGAGCACATTTTTCTTATAAATTGAAAGTTCCTTATAGTTATTTTTTTCAATTCCTTCCTTGAAAGCCCGATCAATAAACCACGCATGTGTATTCACGATCTTGGCCGCCATTTCAGGATCCTCGTCTTCTGCAAGAATTTCTAAAGCACCGTAATCATCGCGACGAATGGTTACATGCTTGTCCCATTTTTTATAAAGCTTGTCCTGGCTATTTTCTTTGCCCTCTAGCTCCCAGTGCGACATCAGCTTTAGTTCCTTCACCGTGCGGTCTATGGTCTTTCTACTCATGCCCAGACTCACTATCCGATCTACATCTGCTTTCTCACCAAACACATCATAAACCGCTTCGTCAAAAAAGAGTGTACGTGGGTCGCTTGTCTTTGGGCTATAAGGAAACAGTACTAACCTAGAGCGGTAATAATCATTGACGAGCAATACAACAACAGTAGCTACAATGGCGCTTAAAAGGGTGATGCCTAGGATCCACCTACGCCCTTGCCTAAAGGCATCGATGACAAACAGCAGACTAATTTCGGGTTTTGACATGGCGGCAAAGATAAGGAGTCAATTTTTAACGAGGCCATTGGCTGAACAGATTACCGTAAAAGCCGTGTTTTTTTTTCAACGTAGCTGGCTAATTTCTAGTTTAGCGGGCTGAATATGAGCGTCAGATCCTCACTACTAGGTAACATTGGCATCATTGTGGTGCTGAATCTGCTAACCAAGCCGATATGGGTGGTTACCGAGAACCTGGTGCAGAATGCCCTGGGGCATACGGTGTGGGGGGGCTACGGGGCCATCCTGGGTTTTACCCTGATCGTGGGGGCGCTGGCAGAGCTGGGGGTAAACCAGTACTGCACCAAGACCCTGAGTCATCAGCCCGAGAAGTATGAGCGTCTATTCCCCTATTTCTGGGGCATAAAGCTTGTCACGGGATTGCTGTACTTTACCCTGCTGCTGGGTTTGGGGTGGGCATTGGGCTATACGCAACAGATCGGCCTGCTACTTGGCATAGGGTTTGCCCAGTGGATCAT
Above is a genomic segment from Bacteroidota bacterium containing:
- a CDS encoding DUF1987 domain-containing protein translates to MMSIEALVIEASEDTPRVRLDPHIGVFELVGNSYPENSTKFYAPILEWFRTYSESEAPRGMTIDFSFDYFNTSSAKYILEILRFIQDFHDTGKPCLIRWHYFEDDTDMQEAGEDYQSTLTVPFQLLERTDTY
- a CDS encoding SiaB family protein kinase, with translation MSDSNVIYDFAGEMDNSVLNRILVTMDARMAEMGEKVPFRKKINSILIEACQNLMHHAPSAADFPPRLQIEKVESGYQISTGNLITKSKAEKLARYIDKINLMSRDELREFYQKVLTNGKISAAGGGGLGILNIARKTVDNRVSYSSQEVSEETLFFNMRFVV
- a CDS encoding methylmalonyl-CoA mutase family protein, which translates into the protein MKAAEDLYALDTHFDTATLADWKRQIELELKGGQYSDRMHYRLRGGLVAEAVGHPETQVVTPGYLAPERADWVLQQSFVLAGDLVALNRLILQQLVQGTEAICLRLPYHEAFLTEPERDYLPMLETVLNGVLPGYIAISFHAGMQGSYVLGAYIKWLQQHGHDPATVTGAFLWDPYTLAAWSGHWDDADVEQAKDFGLNLQQMLPGYSWQAVDGYFYNACGATGVQELAYALCALLELGQPNSDNHLHLRLASSRNLMTEVAKLRAVRSLWQRLAQQYRPELTDTPIRLTVVSALWPLAQADPHNNLVRNTLQAIAGVWGGADYLDLQPYNQLNELNDAFGLRLAKNIQLLLKEESHQNQVIDPTAGSYTLEQLTHATLEAAHQLAAEILATGGLATRLKTSKLQNEMAAERERLISRFDTGSEVIVGVNKYKSGEEQPAPVPAFRPAVAQPNIERITPIRLG
- a CDS encoding phosphatase PAP2 family protein; protein product: MLDAALQLDQDLMLWLNRQHTPLLDSFWWIVSLKYTWIPLYLLLLVLAIRRYGKRSWILLLGFGLSVGAADYVASGVLKPAVGRVRPCQEPQLADRIHTVHGYCRSSPSFPSSHAGNSLCVLLLSLYFFARQYRWLIPIVMLYCLLHSYSRIYLGVHYPGDILGGWLVGGLCAGLCTRVLAQTGRRALRA
- a CDS encoding peptidoglycan DD-metalloendopeptidase family protein; this translates as MEKIYILFSIMLLGWAQAQPASESGRQIPHAENRAFLLDSASSELLGYQPNHFSGSGLFEKAGGTYVADSFQTSAFQNKILDYYHHDVTSLSDTFEFSLIDPHTGASKFVFPIKGRVSSGFGPRYFWGYHFHYGTDITLQRGDSVVAAMDGTVRIVRVDRWGYGNFVVITHDNGLETLYGHLDKSLVLEGQPIKAGELVGLGGSTGRSSGPHLHFEFRFMGEQFDPEKVCSFEDGQLKCSKIQLDRNWFRHLGGKNYASAAKVANPAAIGTGGAVYHTIRPGQNLGLIARQYNTSVESLCRLNGITARTTILAGKTLRVK
- a CDS encoding O-antigen ligase family protein, whose amino-acid sequence is MSLAMLADYGLLLLLLCLSIPFSMEYPLDGKQLMIDLPVELLLLVLSALVLLLTLAGRGLRSSFWYHPLVFILLLQFGWAMASTVVSESPMASIKYLIQKLWFLLACVGLPYLYLQRQAHYRNMWVLYGMGMLAVMVYVTVRHGLHGFAWEEINPAVVPFYHNHVLYGCGAALLVPMAWCLRSWQRQRGGVGVRGSLLLLAALAATFFSYTRASWLSILLLPVVALLVHRGWIGRLLPVLFVGLLVLIGWLLQDNYYLQLAPEYKTTVMHDRLDQHLEATISGRDVSGMERVYRWVAAKRMIAEHPLLGSGPDSFYPTYFSHSVEAFRTYVSDNPERSTTHNYFLMITAEQGIPGLLLFLAGIFYFFARGGYLYRQAVSPFSRTLLMCLLLTMVVFLTHLVLNDLVENNKVGLLYYFLLAMLIRLDVQHRQAAGSL
- a CDS encoding O-antigen ligase family protein, translated to MRLLPSAFQTAKRNLMWMVTGLWLVGLFLAILLKESLLLVLPLGSMLTLLLLADYRLVLLLLFFSIPFSIEVPLVGNELMLDVPVEPLLLMLSAMVVAISLARRGLKVDFWSHPLVLIILLQLIWSIASTMGSDLPGASLKYLIQKGWFILACVGLPYLYLREPGRYKSLWATYALGLLIVLVLSTIRHGMAGFAWGDDINIHVRPFYINHVLYGCAAAMLVPIAWALLLWRRQQGEKTIFPIILLSMALLATLFSYTRASWLSLFLMLAVVLLVRTRLFVHMLAFVLVFVVVLVVWLLRDNQYLEYAPDFDKTVMHWDLDQHLEATMSGKDLSGMERIYRWVAAKRMIEERPLLGSGPDSFYPTYFSRSVETFRTYVSDNPERSTTHNYFLMLTAEQGIPALLLFLIGLLYFFYRSYRLYLRAKEPFYRTLLFAMIMLMVVFISHQFLNDLVENNKIGILYYLLIGMLVRVDIQLKMRESAYSE